DNA from Haloferax volcanii DS2:
GAGGTTGACGCTCCGGGATTCCTCGGCGGCGGACGTGTCGGTCTCGACCCTCAGCCCGTCGGTGGCCGGGAACGAACAGGAGGGGACGACCCCGTGTTCGTCGGTCTCGACCATGCAGGTTCGACACTCGCTCCGAGGGCCGATTTCGTCGCTCGCGTCGCCCCCGCGGTCGTAGTAGCAGAGCGCCGGCACGTCGGCGTCCTCGTCGAGGCTGTCGGCGCCGGGGTCCACGCTCACGACCTCGTCGTCGACGGCTTGCATGGCGTCGATGACGGTCGACCCCGGCGGGACGGTGACCTGTGTGCCGTCGACGCTGAGTGTCGTCGGGTCCTCGCCGTCGGTTCCGACGGGCGGGTCGTTCGCGGTCCCGGTCTCGAACTCCGCCGTGACCGGCGTCTCGTGCTGCGGGTCGTCTATCTCCGGAACGCCCGGGAGTGGGTCGTCAGTGCTCATAGTTTGTCAGAACAGGTGCCGCTCGGACAGCGGCCGTCGGCGTGTGCTTCGAAACTCGATTCGAACTCGTCCATCGCGGTCAGCACCGGACGCGGTGCATGAGCGCCAAGCAGGCAGTTGCTCGACCGGGACATGACCCGACCGAGTTCGCGTATCTTCGCTCGGTCGAACGAGCCTCGGTAGACCGCTCGCAGCAGTTCGGTGAGTTGGACGGTTCCCTCCCGTCCCGGTACGCACCGCCCGCTGTTGGCTTCCGAGGCAAAGCGCGCCCGCTCTCCGGCAGTCGCGACCGCACACCGCTCGTCGTTCAACAGTTCGACGACGCCTTCCGTTCCGAGGCCGGCCGCGGTCAGTTCGGCCGCGGTCGATTCGACGTCCAACGTCCGGGTGAGACCGCCGAACACCCCGCCGACGCAGGCCATCTTGAACGACCCCTCCAGTTCGACGGCGTTCCGAGCCGTCGAGAGGCGGGCGTCCGAGCCGACCTCTATCGTCGCGGGCGCGGCTACGTCGCCGGTGACGGTCAGGAGTCGCGTCGTCGATGCGGCGTCTCTATCGGTGCCCTCTGGGTCCGCGAGCGCGAGCCGTACCCGGGCGAAGGTCCGCGGCGTGTGGATGACCGTCGGGCGACCGTAGAGCCCGTACTCGGCCGGCGTCGGCGGCTGGAGACGGGGCTCGGTTCTGTCCACCCCCTCTATCGCTTCCAGCGCCGCCGTCGGTTCGCCGGCGCGGTACTCGTCGGGACCGGTGACGACGACCGGCACGACCGGGAGTTCGTCCGCGGCGGCGTCGATAGCCTCCCGAAGATGTGCTTGCAGTTCGGTGTCGGTCTCGGCGACGTGGATGACCGCCTCGGTCGTGCCGAGGTACTCGGCGACGGCCGCCACGCCGTCGAGCACCGACATCGGCGACCCGGCGAGGAGCGTTCGGTCCGCGCGCTGGCGGTCGTCCGCGTCGTTCGCGTTCACGACGACGACCGGGTCGCCGTCGGTTTCTCGCGCGCGTCGCCAAGCGTCTGCGACCGGGTCGTCGGCGGCGGCGTCGCATCTACCTCGACCGACGAGCCCGGCGTCCGCGACGGCGCTCGCGTCCCTATCGAGCGAGTGAAACTGATACGCTGTCGGGTCCAGCGGGTCGAGCCACCCACAGGGGCCGAGGACGCGCCGCGTTCCCACCGCGAGCGGCCCGTCCGTCGGAACTGGCAGCGTCGTCCGCTCGGCGTCGTGGTCGACGACTGCCGCAGCACCGTCCGTCGGTAGCTCCCCGTCTTCCATGGCGGTGACGAGGTCTCGGACTCTCGATGTCTCCGCGGTCGGGAAGAACGCGGTCCGCCCCGCGTCGGTCGCGAGAACCAACGGGTCGTACTCGCTGATTCCGGTGGGTCCCGTTCGGAGGACCGTGACGGAGTCGGCGGTGCGACGTGCGGCGCTCAACACACGCGCTCCGCGCTCCGTCCGCCCGGCTCCCGAGACCCGAAGTACCGGCGACCGGACTGCGTTTCCTGTGCGACTCATTCTCACAGATGAAGAGACACGGCGGGGTTAAAAAATCACCCCAACCCACTCGCGTCGGAGTGCGATTTCGAGGCGTTCGGGAAGCCGAACACGAAGTCGGTGCGAGCGCGAGTGGGCGGGAGACGGGTGACCGCTCCAGACGGGACAGCGAGCGGAGCAAAGAGCTAAGGCGGCGACGCGTCGTCTACCGTGATGATGACGAATCCACGGTTCGACGACGTGCGAGCGAAGGCGGCCGACGCGACTCGCGAAGACGACATCCAGTCCGTGTACACCGGACTCGTCCACGACGACGGTCGACAGGAGTACTACTTCGCCAACGACACCGAAGAGGCGTCGGAGTTACGCGAGACGGCGGCCGTCCAACTCGGAATGTTGGTTCGCGTCCTCGCGGACCGCTCCGAGAGCGACATCGAGGAGATTACCGACCTCGCGGCCGAGCGAGCCGAGAATATGCGATTGGAATAGCCGACGATTATAGCACCGACTGCTCGGAAACGCATTCTCGTCGGGACGTGTCGGCTCGAAAAATACCGGGCGCGTCGAGGTCCGTCGAGCGCCCGTCAGAGGTCAGCGGCGTGTCGCCTACTCGGTCACCGCGACGGCTTCGATTTCTATCGCGGCTCCTTTCGGCACGTTGCCGACTTCGACCGCGCTCCGAGCCGGCGGGTCTTCGTCGAAGAACTCGCCGTACACCTCGTTGAACTCCTCGAAGTCGTCGATGTCGTCGAGGAAGACTGTCGTTTTGAGCACGTCGTCCAAGGACGCATCCTCGGCGGCGAGAATCGCCGCCACGTTTTCGAGACACTGCTCCGTCTGGTCACCGACCGAGGCGTCGTCGAGTAGCTCACCGTCGGGCGTCAGCGGGAGCTGTCCCGCGGTGAGAAGTAGTTCGCCGTTCGTCGTCGCTTGGCTGTACGCGCCAACAGCCGCCGGAGCGTCCGAAGTGCTAATCGTGCGCTTCATAGCCGGACCTTCCGGGCGGTTCCTATTAAATCCAGTTCGGGGACGGAAGCCGCCACACGTCGTGTAAGAAACCGGAGCGTTTGTGGAATGTCTCGGCGCACGCGCGAGTTGACGACGACCGTTCGGCGGCCGGGGAGTGGTGCGTCACCGGACGGTCCGGCAGGGAGCGCCGAGCGTGGCCGGGACCGGCGACTGCGATGTGGAACCGGGTCGTTCGGGTGTGTCCTCCAGAGAGTACGACGTGAGAGAACACAGCTAGTAACCTATCTGGTAGTTTGAGAATGCGCTACGCCACTCTACCCAACCGTAACGTGTCAGATTATGTCAAAATAGAGCCCACCCGAGCTATAAATAGTGACTGTTCGCAGATGTCGAGTGGAGTCCACACAATGTCTATGGACGCAGTCGTCTACAAAGGCGAACGAGAGGTCGCAGTCGAAGCGGTCGAAGAGCCCCAGATTCAACACCCGAACGACGTCGTCATCGACATCACGACGACCTGTATCTGCGGGTCCGACCTGCACATGTACGAGGGGCGGACGGCCGCGGAGCCGGGAATCGTGTTCGGCCACGAGAATATGGGTATCGTCGAAGAGGTCGGCGATGCCGTCAGCAGTCTCGAAGTGGGCGACCGCGTCGTCGCGCCGTTCAACGTCGCCTGTGGCTTCTGTGAGAACTGTGAGAACGGCTACACCGGCTTCTGTACGAACGTGAATCCGGGCTTCGCCGGGGGAGCGTACGGCTACGTCGCCATGGGCCCCTATCAGGGAGGACAGGCCGAGAAGCTCCGCATCCCGTACGCCGACTTCAACGCGCTCAAACTGCCGGACGGACGGGAACACGAGGACTCGTTCGCGCTGCTCGCGGACATCTTCCCGACGGGCTGGCACGGCACGGAACTCGCCAACCTCGAATCCGGTGACTCCGTCGCCATCTACGGGGCGGGTCCGGTCGGCCTGATGACCGCTTACAGCGCCAAACTCAAGGGCGCGGCCGAGATTTACGTCGTCGACCGCGTTCCCAGTCGCCTCGCGCTCGCCGAGGAACACTGTGACGCCACGCCCATCAACTTCGAGGAGGGCGACCCCGTCGAACAGATCAAAGAGATTCACGGCGGCGGCGTCGACAAAGGCGTCGACGCGGTCGGCTACCAGGCCATCGACCCGGAGAAGGAAGCCGACTCCGCGTACGACCCCGCCCGGGAGAACCCGGCCGTCGTCATCAACAACCTCATTCGGACGGTCCGACCGACCGGCGAACTCGGTATCCCCGGTCTCTACGTCCCCGACGACCCCGGCGCGCCCGACGAGATGGCCGCGCAGGGTCGCCTCGGCATCGACTTCGGCCTCCTCTTCGAGAAGGGGCAAGCCCTCGGCACCGGCCAGTGTAACGTCAAGGAGTACAACCGACAGCTCCGCGACATGATAATCGAGGGTCGCGCCGACCCGAGTTGGGTCGTCTCCCACCGCGTCGGCCTCGAAGACGCGCCCGAGATGTACGAGAAGTTCGACAACCGCGAAGAGGGCGTCACGAAGGTCCTGCTGGAACCCTAGGACTAGGGGCAGCGGAGTCTCCCGCTCCCAACTCGGTTCCCACCGATACTCCTTTGCCGGTTTGCCCGGTATCCCGTTCTATGTGTCAGTACTGCAGTTACCGGTACCACGACGGCTGGACGCAGTTGTTGGAGTACGACGAGGTGTACCAGACGGTCATCGGCGGTGAGTCGGAGTCGACCTACGGCTTCCACGAATCGTGGGACGAACTCCGAGACGAGGTCGACCTCGGCGCGGCCTATTGACCACCTCCCGCGCCTAAAGTCGTCCCCAGAACGCACAGCGTTCTGGTGTGCGAACGAGACGCAGAGCGTCTCGTCAACGCGGGAATCCCACCATGGGATTTCAGGCCGAGTGCGGCCCTAAGGTTTCAAGACGCATACGTTCCAAGCGTCTCTTGCTGGGTGTCAGCATCGGCTTGGCTGTCTTGTGGGACGGTCAAACGTCCCCCTTCCTCAGCCGAGTCATCGCCATCCGTGTGTTCTCTTGAATGACTCTCTCCACTGAGGTAGCGGTCTGCAATATTGAGCGCGGCGTTAACGTCTGCTTGGTACTCCGAAACCCAACACGCCGAGTTGGAACACTTGAACGTCGCCTGCTTCGGACGGTAGCCCGCCTCTCCGCAACAGTGGCACGTTTTCGAGGTGTACGCGGGATTCACTGTCTCCACACGAATCCCTTTCTCAGACGCCTTGTAGCGAATCTGAGCGTGCATCTTGGCGAAGCCCCATCCGTGAAGCCGTCGATTCATGAACGCGCCGTAGTCCATGTTCTCACGGATGTGCGTCAAGTCTTCCAGAACCAACACGGGATTCTCGAATCGGTCGGCGTAGGAGACGACCTCCGACGTGACCGTGTGAAGGATGTGGTCGATGTGTCGCCACAACTCGTCGCCGTAGGATTCAGCGATACGTTCGCTTCCGCGTTTTTGAAGGCGTCGAGTCGCCGTGAAGTACGTCTCACGGAGTTGCCGTACTCGCATGCCTTCGTCGTTCCAGAGGTTGGGTGCAGTCGGGGAGCCGCGCTCGTCACGGTGACACACCGTTAACAAAGAGGCTTCCCCGATGTCTACCCCAATCGGCGTTTCCACCGAACTGGTCTCTCGTTCCTCCACGTCCCGCGTGGCGACGATGTGAAAGTACCACTCGCCGTCACGGTCGAACAACCGACATTCGCCCATCTGTGCGTCTCCTGCGTGCAACGCTTCCAACCATTCTCGCTGTTCGGGATTCGGTTGCGCGGGCAACCAGAGGTTGTAGTCGTCGTGGTGCGGGATTTTGACGTACCACTCGATAGCGTTCTGTGGCTTGTGGTCGAGCTTCGGGCCTTCGTTCGTGAACCGAACGGGGTGGTCGTCGTGAAGCTCTTTGGCGTCGTAGCTTCCGCCACAGAGTTGTGGGACGTACTTCTTGAGCGCGTTCTTGGCGTAGCCGCTCAGGTCGTAGTTGACTACCACGTCGTTCGCCGCCGACTGTGTGGTGCAGTTAGCGTTGAACGCGGATTCAAGGGCGTCTTGGTACGCCTGTTCCGTCTCACAGAGTTTCCGATGCTTGTGGGTGTTCGGTTCCACAAGCTTCAGTTCCAGCGTCTCGGTGAGTTCGGTCACTGTTCGTCCTCCTCGTGACGCTGGATGTACTTCTCGACAGTCTCACTCGAAACGTGTCCTGCTGTCCCCGCGTAGTAGCCTCGCACCCACTTAATTTTCTCACTGTCGTGGTCGGCGTGTCGGTGGTTGTACTTCCGCGAACTGATGCCTTTGAACCAGTTGGCGAGAAGTGACGGAGCGTGCTTCGGCGGGCTACTGACGAACAGGTGGATGTGGTCGGGTTGGACAGTGAGGTCGATAATCTCCAACCCCTTCTCGTCAGCGATTTCGTGGAGGATGTCTCGCACACGGGTTGCAACGTCACCGACGAGTACCGACCGACGGTACTTCGGTATCCACACTATGTGGTAGTTGAGGTTGTACGTTGCGTGCCGTGTGGCCTTCATCCGTACTACACACTATACGTAGCGTGTGTCTTA
Protein-coding regions in this window:
- the tnpA gene encoding IS200/IS605-like element ISHvo18 family transposase, with protein sequence MKATRHATYNLNYHIVWIPKYRRSVLVGDVATRVRDILHEIADEKGLEIIDLTVQPDHIHLFVSSPPKHAPSLLANWFKGISSRKYNHRHADHDSEKIKWVRGYYAGTAGHVSSETVEKYIQRHEEDEQ
- a CDS encoding NADH-ubiquinone oxidoreductase-F iron-sulfur binding region domain-containing protein encodes the protein MLSAARRTADSVTVLRTGPTGISEYDPLVLATDAGRTAFFPTAETSRVRDLVTAMEDGELPTDGAAAVVDHDAERTTLPVPTDGPLAVGTRRVLGPCGWLDPLDPTAYQFHSLDRDASAVADAGLVGRGRCDAAADDPVADAWRRARETDGDPVVVVNANDADDRQRADRTLLAGSPMSVLDGVAAVAEYLGTTEAVIHVAETDTELQAHLREAIDAAADELPVVPVVVTGPDEYRAGEPTAALEAIEGVDRTEPRLQPPTPAEYGLYGRPTVIHTPRTFARVRLALADPEGTDRDAASTTRLLTVTGDVAAPATIEVGSDARLSTARNAVELEGSFKMACVGGVFGGLTRTLDVESTAAELTAAGLGTEGVVELLNDERCAVATAGERARFASEANSGRCVPGREGTVQLTELLRAVYRGSFDRAKIRELGRVMSRSSNCLLGAHAPRPVLTAMDEFESSFEAHADGRCPSGTCSDKL
- a CDS encoding RNA-guided endonuclease TnpB family protein, with translation MTELTETLELKLVEPNTHKHRKLCETEQAYQDALESAFNANCTTQSAANDVVVNYDLSGYAKNALKKYVPQLCGGSYDAKELHDDHPVRFTNEGPKLDHKPQNAIEWYVKIPHHDDYNLWLPAQPNPEQREWLEALHAGDAQMGECRLFDRDGEWYFHIVATRDVEERETSSVETPIGVDIGEASLLTVCHRDERGSPTAPNLWNDEGMRVRQLRETYFTATRRLQKRGSERIAESYGDELWRHIDHILHTVTSEVVSYADRFENPVLVLEDLTHIRENMDYGAFMNRRLHGWGFAKMHAQIRYKASEKGIRVETVNPAYTSKTCHCCGEAGYRPKQATFKCSNSACWVSEYQADVNAALNIADRYLSGESHSREHTDGDDSAEEGGRLTVPQDSQADADTQQETLGTYAS
- a CDS encoding Rid family detoxifying hydrolase, yielding MKRTISTSDAPAAVGAYSQATTNGELLLTAGQLPLTPDGELLDDASVGDQTEQCLENVAAILAAEDASLDDVLKTTVFLDDIDDFEEFNEVYGEFFDEDPPARSAVEVGNVPKGAAIEIEAVAVTE
- a CDS encoding glutathione-independent formaldehyde dehydrogenase; translated protein: MDAVVYKGEREVAVEAVEEPQIQHPNDVVIDITTTCICGSDLHMYEGRTAAEPGIVFGHENMGIVEEVGDAVSSLEVGDRVVAPFNVACGFCENCENGYTGFCTNVNPGFAGGAYGYVAMGPYQGGQAEKLRIPYADFNALKLPDGREHEDSFALLADIFPTGWHGTELANLESGDSVAIYGAGPVGLMTAYSAKLKGAAEIYVVDRVPSRLALAEEHCDATPINFEEGDPVEQIKEIHGGGVDKGVDAVGYQAIDPEKEADSAYDPARENPAVVINNLIRTVRPTGELGIPGLYVPDDPGAPDEMAAQGRLGIDFGLLFEKGQALGTGQCNVKEYNRQLRDMIIEGRADPSWVVSHRVGLEDAPEMYEKFDNREEGVTKVLLEP